In the genome of Gordonia rubripertincta, one region contains:
- a CDS encoding GMC oxidoreductase: MKRPGRNDVDHYDAIVIGSGFGGSVAALRLTEKGYRVAVIESGRRFADADLPKTSWRLRDYVWAPALGMFGVQRMHLLRDVLVMAGAGVGGGSLNYANTLYRPLPAFFDDPHWGRITDWAAELDPYYDQASRMLGVTTYPKVTPADRVMRKVAEDMGAGDTFVHTPVGVFFGEPGKTVEDPFFGGAGPARTGCTDCGACMTGCPVGAKNTLVKNYLYLAEQAGATVIPMTTVDTVRPLSDGGYTVGSHRTGRRRSRRGRRSFTADHVVFAAGTYGTNKLLLNMQQSGNLPGLSSRLGKVVRTNSEAVLAATATDLKVDYTEGVAITSSFHPNEHTHIEPVRYGKGSNLIGLLQAMLIDGDGRLPRPLAAIVEMIRHPLVTLRGLSVRRWSERTIIALVMQTADNSLELFARRGRFGPMLRSKQGDGDPPPTWIPVGHEAVRKMADEIDGDAGGSVVDWLNIPMTAHFLGGCSIGRSAADGVVDPYHRVFNHPGLHIVDGSTVSANLGVNPSLTITAQAERALAMWPNAGEADPRPELGASYEPVAPVPPARPTVPDHAPAALRLPITPISNAG, translated from the coding sequence GTGAAACGACCCGGTCGCAACGACGTCGACCACTACGACGCCATCGTCATCGGTTCCGGATTCGGCGGCTCGGTGGCCGCACTCCGCCTGACCGAGAAGGGTTATCGAGTCGCGGTCATCGAGTCGGGCCGTCGGTTCGCCGACGCCGACCTGCCCAAGACCAGTTGGCGCCTCAGGGATTACGTGTGGGCCCCGGCCCTGGGCATGTTCGGCGTGCAGCGGATGCACCTGCTGCGCGACGTGCTGGTCATGGCCGGTGCCGGCGTCGGCGGCGGCTCGCTGAACTACGCGAACACGCTCTACCGACCTCTCCCCGCGTTCTTCGACGACCCGCACTGGGGTCGGATCACCGACTGGGCCGCCGAACTCGACCCCTACTACGACCAGGCATCCCGCATGCTCGGCGTGACCACCTACCCGAAGGTCACGCCCGCCGACCGCGTCATGCGCAAGGTCGCCGAGGACATGGGCGCCGGCGACACCTTCGTCCACACCCCCGTCGGCGTCTTCTTCGGCGAGCCGGGCAAGACCGTCGAGGACCCGTTCTTCGGCGGTGCCGGCCCCGCCCGCACCGGCTGCACGGACTGCGGCGCGTGCATGACCGGCTGCCCGGTCGGCGCGAAGAACACCCTGGTCAAGAACTATCTGTATCTCGCCGAACAGGCCGGTGCGACCGTCATCCCGATGACGACCGTCGACACCGTCCGCCCGCTGTCGGACGGCGGGTACACGGTCGGATCGCATCGAACCGGTCGACGCCGGTCGCGTCGAGGCCGCCGTTCGTTCACCGCCGATCACGTGGTGTTCGCGGCCGGCACGTACGGCACCAACAAGTTGCTGCTGAACATGCAGCAGAGTGGCAACCTGCCCGGCCTCTCGTCGCGTCTGGGCAAGGTGGTGCGCACCAACTCGGAGGCCGTCCTGGCGGCGACCGCCACCGACCTGAAGGTCGACTACACCGAGGGTGTGGCGATCACGTCGTCGTTCCATCCGAACGAGCACACGCACATCGAGCCGGTGCGATACGGCAAGGGCAGCAACCTGATCGGGCTGTTGCAGGCGATGCTCATCGACGGTGACGGCCGCCTGCCGCGCCCGCTCGCGGCGATCGTGGAGATGATCCGGCACCCGCTGGTCACCTTGCGTGGACTCTCGGTTCGACGCTGGTCGGAGCGCACGATCATCGCCCTGGTGATGCAGACCGCCGACAACTCCCTCGAACTGTTCGCCCGCCGTGGTCGTTTCGGTCCGATGCTGCGCAGCAAGCAGGGTGACGGCGATCCCCCGCCGACCTGGATCCCCGTCGGCCACGAAGCCGTCCGCAAGATGGCCGACGAGATCGACGGCGACGCCGGCGGTTCCGTCGTCGACTGGCTGAACATCCCGATGACCGCGCACTTCCTGGGCGGTTGCTCGATCGGGCGGTCCGCCGCCGACGGCGTCGTGGATCCGTATCACCGCGTGTTCAACCATCCGGGGCTGCACATCGTCGACGGTTCGACGGTGTCGGCGAACCTGGGCGTGAACCCGTCGCTGACGATCACCGCTCAGGCCGAACGGGCTCTCGCCATGTGGCCGAATGCCGGCGAGGCCGACCCGCGCCCAGAACTCGGGGCGTCCTACGAGCCGGTCGCCCCGGTACCGCCGGCCCGACCGACGGTGCCCGACCATGCGCCGGCCGCGCTGCGGTTGCCGATCACGCCGATCTCCAACGCCGGCTAG
- a CDS encoding flavin-containing monooxygenase translates to MADISLPDHVDVLVVGVGFGGLAALHRLRKDHPGLTTLAIERAEGAGGVWRENDYPGAACDVPTSLYSLSFAPNPDWSHTYGRRHEIHNYLRSVAADYEDQIRYNCALTAARWDGAAQEWVVDTTQGRIRTRFLVAAPGALSEPGLPEVPGADEFTGTMFHSAQWDHTHDLRGRKVAIVGTGASAIQIVPEIVDTVGHLTVFQRTPAWVVPRLDRNIGPMERALYKRVPGVHRLVRKMVWAYREAYVLMMARNPKLLPIAKTLALVQLRVQVRDRALRKRLTPEYTIGCKRMLLTNKWFPALQRDNATVTGAITRLTANGAVDDQGREHEVDTVVFATGFTPTQPPIAKAVTGRDGRTLAEAWQGSPRAYRGVEVHGFPNLFFLYGPNTNLGHSSIVLMLEPQAYYMSQAIAEVTRSGHSTFEVTQAAQDAYNADLDPELERTVWNSGGCSSWYLDSTGRNSVMWPKFTSDFRRQMASFEAADHRFDDAIPAVPETVDATATDTDPERTLAQ, encoded by the coding sequence ATGGCTGACATCTCGCTGCCCGACCACGTCGACGTTCTCGTCGTCGGCGTCGGATTCGGCGGCCTCGCCGCACTGCACCGGCTCCGCAAGGACCATCCCGGTCTGACGACCCTCGCGATCGAGCGCGCCGAGGGCGCCGGCGGGGTCTGGCGCGAGAACGACTATCCCGGCGCGGCCTGCGACGTCCCGACCTCGCTCTACTCGCTGTCGTTCGCGCCGAACCCGGACTGGTCCCACACCTACGGCCGGCGCCACGAGATCCACAACTACCTGCGTTCGGTCGCAGCCGATTACGAGGATCAGATCCGCTACAACTGCGCGCTGACCGCCGCTCGCTGGGATGGCGCCGCGCAGGAGTGGGTCGTCGACACGACACAGGGTCGGATCCGGACCCGCTTCCTCGTCGCCGCGCCGGGCGCATTGTCCGAGCCGGGCCTCCCCGAGGTTCCGGGTGCCGACGAGTTCACCGGGACGATGTTCCACTCCGCCCAGTGGGATCACACCCACGACCTGCGCGGACGCAAGGTCGCCATCGTCGGCACCGGCGCATCGGCGATCCAGATCGTGCCCGAGATCGTCGACACCGTCGGACATCTCACCGTCTTCCAGCGCACCCCCGCCTGGGTCGTGCCGCGCCTGGACCGCAACATCGGCCCGATGGAACGCGCCCTCTACAAGCGCGTCCCCGGCGTGCACCGCCTGGTCCGCAAGATGGTGTGGGCCTACCGCGAGGCCTACGTGCTGATGATGGCCCGCAACCCCAAGCTGCTGCCGATCGCGAAAACCCTTGCCCTGGTGCAACTCAGGGTCCAGGTCCGTGACCGCGCCCTGCGCAAGCGCCTCACCCCCGAGTACACCATCGGCTGCAAGCGGATGCTGTTGACCAACAAGTGGTTCCCCGCCCTGCAGCGCGACAACGCCACTGTGACCGGCGCCATCACCCGCCTCACCGCGAACGGCGCCGTCGACGATCAGGGTCGTGAGCACGAGGTCGACACCGTCGTCTTCGCCACCGGGTTCACCCCCACCCAGCCACCCATCGCGAAGGCCGTCACCGGCCGTGACGGCCGCACCCTGGCCGAGGCCTGGCAGGGATCGCCGCGCGCCTACCGCGGCGTCGAGGTCCACGGCTTCCCGAATCTCTTTTTCCTGTACGGCCCCAACACCAACCTGGGCCACAGCTCGATCGTGCTGATGCTCGAGCCGCAGGCGTACTACATGTCCCAGGCGATCGCCGAGGTCACCCGATCCGGGCACTCGACCTTCGAGGTCACCCAGGCCGCGCAGGACGCCTACAACGCCGACCTCGACCCCGAACTGGAACGCACCGTGTGGAATTCGGGCGGGTGCTCGAGCTGGTACCTCGACTCGACCGGCCGCAACTCGGTGATGTGGCCCAAGTTCACCAGCGACTTCCGCCGCCAGATGGCGTCCTTCGAAGCCGCCGACCACCGCTTCGACGACGCCATCCCGGCCGTTCCCGAAACCGTCGACGCCACCGCCACCGACACCGATCCCGAAAGGACCCTCGCCCAGTGA
- a CDS encoding TetR/AcrR family transcriptional regulator encodes MTEPTSTPRRRTQAERTAATRTRVLDAAVDALVEVGYAATTTQEVNRRAGVSRGALLHHFPTRESLVVAAVAHLVDRRLEEILSRPRTGDEGLEVLIEAFSGPLFDAALELWVAARCDVGLRTALIPLEQRVSDALAVGCAEIFGDRYTPAELELSIELARGLAVSRILRSPDADREYLDRLLPIWKDLLNHG; translated from the coding sequence GTGACCGAGCCCACCAGCACCCCGCGACGGCGTACCCAGGCCGAGCGCACCGCGGCGACCCGCACCCGGGTCCTCGACGCCGCGGTCGACGCGCTGGTCGAGGTCGGCTATGCGGCCACCACCACCCAGGAGGTCAACCGGCGCGCGGGTGTCTCCCGCGGCGCGCTGCTGCACCACTTCCCCACCCGGGAATCCTTGGTCGTCGCGGCGGTCGCACACCTCGTCGACCGTCGCCTCGAAGAAATCCTTTCTCGTCCGCGCACCGGCGACGAGGGACTCGAGGTCCTGATCGAGGCGTTCAGCGGGCCGCTGTTCGACGCCGCACTCGAACTCTGGGTGGCCGCGCGCTGCGACGTCGGGCTGCGCACCGCGCTGATCCCGCTCGAGCAGCGGGTCTCCGACGCCCTCGCCGTGGGTTGCGCCGAGATCTTCGGCGACCGCTACACCCCGGCCGAACTCGAACTCTCCATCGAACTCGCACGCGGCCTCGCGGTGTCGCGCATCCTGCGATCCCCCGACGCCGACCGCGAATACCTCGACCGACTGCTGCCCATCTGGAAGGACCTGTTGAACCATGGCTGA